The proteins below come from a single Dinghuibacter silviterrae genomic window:
- a CDS encoding TolC family protein gives MKQTIVALAFLLLALPGVRAQSPRSITLEEAVKLGIDNSKQLRQSKNKIDEALARLDQAKDLRLPSAKVSFQYLHALMLARTLNFPGLTQPGKPLSLSFDFPAYLGTLAISEPIFNGNQFKYARQSADLLLQLSKLDADKDKDDVTYLVISAYINYNKILQNQLIVGRNMQDVDQKLTEITKYESQGLATRNDVLRFQLQKSQIELSEIELENDRKDANYDLNIILGLPDSTQLTVSNFDYKLQEQPVFTDLLTQADANRRELQELAFQDKVADINIKKIQDGKLPTLAATAGMYYINPTGKPIPTDHTVLAPITLGVGVSWNIGSLYTTKNKVAEAAAQKQEIVTSKDQAQDDIRKDVHKAYLGYLQSLDKIRVLQVAVDQAEENERITESKFQNNLANTTDRIDAQTQLYQSRVNLELAKSDAAIAYYTMIKSTGNIHL, from the coding sequence ATGAAGCAAACAATCGTAGCACTGGCTTTTCTGCTGTTAGCCCTCCCGGGCGTCAGGGCTCAGTCACCCCGCTCGATCACCTTGGAAGAGGCGGTCAAGCTGGGGATCGACAACAGCAAACAGCTCAGGCAATCCAAAAACAAGATCGACGAAGCACTCGCCCGCCTGGATCAGGCGAAGGACTTACGCCTCCCCAGCGCGAAAGTGAGCTTCCAATACCTGCACGCCCTTATGCTGGCCCGGACGCTGAACTTCCCGGGGCTGACCCAGCCCGGCAAACCGCTCAGCCTGAGCTTTGATTTCCCTGCCTACCTAGGCACCCTGGCGATCAGCGAGCCCATTTTTAACGGCAACCAGTTCAAATATGCCCGCCAGTCCGCAGACCTGCTCCTGCAGCTCAGCAAACTGGATGCAGACAAGGACAAGGATGACGTGACCTACCTGGTCATCAGCGCCTATATCAACTACAACAAGATCCTGCAAAACCAGCTCATTGTCGGGCGGAACATGCAGGACGTAGACCAGAAGCTGACCGAGATCACCAAGTACGAAAGCCAGGGCCTGGCGACCCGGAACGATGTATTGCGCTTCCAACTGCAAAAATCCCAGATCGAGCTGAGTGAGATCGAGCTGGAAAACGACCGCAAGGATGCCAACTACGACCTGAACATCATCCTGGGCCTGCCCGATTCGACCCAACTGACCGTTTCCAATTTTGACTATAAGCTCCAGGAACAACCGGTCTTTACCGACCTGTTGACCCAGGCCGATGCCAACCGCCGGGAACTCCAGGAACTCGCCTTCCAGGACAAAGTTGCGGACATCAATATTAAAAAGATCCAGGACGGGAAACTGCCCACCCTGGCAGCAACAGCGGGTATGTATTATATCAATCCCACAGGCAAGCCCATCCCCACGGACCACACCGTTCTGGCACCGATTACTTTAGGCGTGGGCGTTTCCTGGAATATCGGTTCGCTGTATACGACCAAAAACAAGGTGGCGGAAGCCGCAGCCCAGAAACAGGAGATCGTGACCAGCAAGGACCAAGCCCAGGATGACATCCGAAAGGACGTGCACAAGGCTTACTTAGGGTATCTACAGTCGCTCGACAAGATCCGGGTCCTCCAGGTCGCCGTCGACCAGGCGGAAGAAAACGAAAGGATCACCGAATCCAAGTTCCAGAATAACCTGGCCAATACAACCGACCGGATCGACGCCCAGACGCAGCTCTACCAATCCAGGGTGAACCTGGAGCTGGCCAAATCGGACGCTGCCATCGCTTATTACACCATGATAAAATCAACAGGCAACATTCACCTGTAA
- a CDS encoding helix-turn-helix domain-containing protein gives MDLSFDAALSPMTRSSLGKTISFRRKLLGLTREKLATLANINLRDVIRIEAGESPQIDDYILLIRGMDGDIFVRWNS, from the coding sequence ATGGATCTTTCATTCGATGCAGCATTGTCGCCCATGACTCGGTCTTCTTTGGGTAAGACGATCAGTTTCAGGCGAAAGTTGCTGGGCCTCACCCGTGAAAAACTTGCCACGCTAGCTAATATCAATCTGAGAGACGTCATTCGTATCGAAGCCGGAGAATCCCCCCAAATTGATGATTACATCCTGTTGATCAGAGGAATGGACGGGGATATCTTTGTGCGATGGAACTCATAG
- a CDS encoding SDR family NAD(P)-dependent oxidoreductase codes for MKQSLAGKVAVVTGASKGIGAGIAKGLARAGAAVVVNYSSSKEGADRIVSEITGEGGKAIAVQGDVGHAGDVERLFRETAKAFGPVSVVVNNAGVYRFDPVESVTEEEFHRQFGTNVWGPILTTREALKHFSGDGGSIINISSIVGKVPVAYASVYSSTKGALDSLTAALALELGPRKIRVNAVSPGMTETEGAHTLGIIGSERATATVAVTPLGRLGQPEDIASVVVFLASDEAAWITGENIRAAGGKI; via the coding sequence ATGAAACAGTCACTTGCAGGAAAAGTCGCCGTAGTGACGGGGGCTTCTAAAGGAATCGGTGCCGGTATTGCCAAGGGCCTTGCCCGGGCGGGTGCGGCGGTGGTGGTGAACTATTCGAGCAGCAAGGAGGGCGCGGACCGCATCGTATCGGAGATCACCGGGGAAGGCGGAAAGGCCATTGCGGTGCAGGGGGATGTGGGTCACGCGGGCGACGTAGAGCGGCTTTTCCGTGAAACGGCGAAGGCGTTTGGACCGGTCAGCGTGGTCGTGAACAATGCGGGGGTATACCGTTTCGATCCGGTGGAGTCGGTGACGGAGGAGGAATTTCACCGCCAGTTTGGTACCAATGTCTGGGGGCCGATCCTGACCACCCGTGAGGCACTAAAGCACTTTTCGGGGGACGGCGGGAGCATTATCAACATCAGCTCTATCGTGGGAAAGGTTCCGGTAGCTTACGCGTCGGTGTATTCCTCCACGAAGGGGGCATTGGATAGCCTTACCGCGGCCCTGGCGTTGGAACTGGGACCCCGTAAAATTCGCGTGAACGCCGTGTCGCCGGGTATGACGGAGACGGAGGGCGCGCATACCCTGGGGATCATTGGGAGTGAAAGGGCTACGGCCACGGTGGCCGTCACTCCGTTGGGCCGTCTGGGACAGCCGGAGGACATTGCTTCGGTGGTCGTTTTCCTGGCGTCGGATGAGGCGGCCTGGATCACGGGCGAGAATATCCGCGCTGCAGGCGGGAAGATATAG
- a CDS encoding HlyD family secretion protein, translated as MEQNTTPAKPRKKLLFPIILGLVLLIALGFTLKEYIFLQSHEETDDAQIDGDISPVIPRVSGYVTAINFQDNQFVHAGDTLVVLDDKDYKIKLDQANAALTAAQKNVAAYKATVFETQSNFGVQKANIEEAQVRLWKAEQDYDRYKNLYDDHVITKAQFDQATADKESAQAALDAAKSQIPVLDKRVNTNEQQTTATASIIDTRKADVEYAQLQLSYTVITAPASGIVSKRNIQIGQLVQAGTPMFSVVHDSLYITANFKETQMNDIRIKQAVDVSVDAFPNDKIQGTIESVSGATGAKFSLLPPDNATGNFVKVVQRVPVRIKLDVDSATMARLRPGMSVKVTVHTK; from the coding sequence ATGGAACAAAATACCACTCCCGCAAAACCCCGCAAAAAGCTCTTATTCCCGATCATTCTCGGGTTGGTCTTACTCATAGCCCTGGGGTTCACACTGAAAGAATACATCTTTCTTCAAAGCCATGAAGAAACCGACGACGCCCAGATCGACGGCGACATCAGCCCTGTCATCCCCCGGGTTTCCGGTTACGTGACCGCCATCAATTTCCAGGACAACCAATTCGTCCATGCAGGTGATACATTGGTGGTCCTTGACGACAAGGACTACAAGATCAAGCTGGACCAGGCCAATGCCGCTCTTACCGCTGCGCAAAAGAACGTCGCCGCCTACAAGGCCACGGTCTTCGAAACCCAGTCCAACTTCGGTGTGCAAAAGGCCAACATAGAAGAGGCCCAGGTACGCCTTTGGAAAGCCGAACAGGATTACGACCGTTACAAGAACCTCTATGACGACCACGTGATCACCAAAGCACAGTTCGACCAGGCCACCGCGGACAAAGAAAGCGCGCAGGCTGCCCTCGACGCCGCCAAAAGCCAGATCCCCGTGCTCGACAAACGTGTCAACACCAATGAGCAGCAGACAACCGCCACGGCGTCCATCATCGATACCCGTAAAGCCGATGTGGAATACGCACAGCTACAGCTGTCCTATACGGTTATCACCGCCCCCGCCAGCGGCATCGTATCCAAACGCAACATCCAGATCGGTCAGTTGGTACAGGCAGGCACCCCGATGTTCTCCGTCGTACACGACAGCCTCTACATCACGGCGAACTTCAAGGAGACCCAGATGAACGACATCCGGATCAAACAAGCCGTCGACGTATCCGTAGACGCTTTCCCCAACGATAAGATCCAAGGCACCATTGAATCCGTATCCGGCGCCACCGGGGCCAAGTTTTCCCTGCTGCCCCCCGACAACGCCACCGGCAACTTCGTAAAAGTCGTACAACGTGTACCTGTACGCATCAAGCTCGACGTCGACAGCGCCACGATGGCCCGTCTGCGTCCCGGCATGAGCGTAAAGGTGACCGTTCACACAAAATAA
- a CDS encoding TetR/AcrR family transcriptional regulator, whose protein sequence is MDKRTLILSAAEKLFGEKGFEGTTVRDIAHSAGVNLAMISYYFGSKEKLFEALVEYRSGYTTGVLEELAQDEHLEPMQKMYKLIDFYVERILSNFQFHNIISRQFSTLQSTDLKEALMRMKAKNLEQIEKIMADGQKKGVFRKVDLELTLASIIGTISQLTLSKEWYCRILGILSPDPNDFSPELVTRLKNHLKDMVTAHLRVPQS, encoded by the coding sequence ATGGACAAACGAACGCTGATACTCAGTGCGGCAGAAAAACTCTTCGGAGAGAAGGGGTTCGAGGGGACAACCGTAAGGGATATTGCACACTCGGCCGGGGTCAATCTGGCCATGATATCGTACTATTTCGGGTCGAAAGAGAAGTTGTTCGAGGCGCTTGTAGAATACCGGTCCGGATACACCACAGGTGTGCTGGAGGAACTGGCCCAGGACGAACACCTGGAGCCGATGCAAAAAATGTATAAACTCATCGACTTCTATGTGGAAAGGATCCTGTCCAATTTTCAGTTCCATAATATTATTTCCCGGCAATTCTCCACGCTCCAGTCAACCGACCTGAAGGAGGCGCTGATGCGGATGAAGGCAAAAAACCTGGAACAGATCGAAAAGATCATGGCGGACGGGCAGAAAAAGGGCGTTTTCCGGAAGGTGGACCTGGAATTAACCCTGGCCAGCATTATCGGGACTATTTCCCAATTGACGCTGTCCAAGGAATGGTACTGCCGGATCCTCGGTATCCTCTCCCCCGACCCGAACGACTTTTCCCCCGAGCTGGTCACCCGGCTCAAAAATCACCTGAAAGACATGGTGACCGCCCACTTACGTGTACCCCAATCATAG
- a CDS encoding acyl carrier protein yields the protein MSDIATRVKKIIVDKLGVDEAEVNPEASFTNDLGADSLDTVELIMEFEKEFNISIPDEQAETITTVGQAIAYLEEHAK from the coding sequence ATGTCAGACATTGCAACAAGAGTAAAGAAAATCATTGTTGACAAATTAGGTGTTGATGAGGCGGAGGTTAACCCGGAGGCGTCCTTTACGAACGACCTGGGTGCCGACTCTCTGGACACCGTTGAATTGATCATGGAATTCGAAAAAGAATTCAATATCTCCATTCCCGACGAACAAGCTGAAACTATTACCACAGTAGGCCAGGCAATTGCTTATTTGGAAGAACACGCCAAATAA
- a CDS encoding DHA2 family efflux MFS transporter permease subunit — translation MAEYGFRRWIITITVIVASLLELIDTTIVNVALPNIMGNLGATLEDANWIVTGYAVANVIILPMSGWLGDRFGRKNYFLTSIIVFTFASFLCGNAHSLTELIAFRLLQGLAGGGLISTAQAILLETWPPAEVGMATALFGLGAVVGPTVGPTIGGLITDNINWQWIFYVNIPVGAIAAFCVSTFVRESPRYGKGKRIDWWGILFLAIAVGSLQVVLEKGEDKDWFSTWYISLLTLSTIVAVICFIWREISIDFPIVNFKILRHRSFSIGIFTSFVLGVALYGSTFVFPVFTQNLLGFTAAQTGLILLPGGLATISMMPFVGNMLKRGIPAQILSAIGFFLFFVFCYMLFGSNLNSGTGDFFWPLIIRGVGMAVLFVPLTTLAIQDLRGPEIGQGTGLNNMMRQLGGSFGIAIITTIIHIKSGINRAVLLENVNIYNPEYQARNNAAIQNFMSNGFSRDQAIAMANGAMEGNITKQTMLTTFNDVYLLVGFFVLLCIPLIFLQKFSKKPVAMPTDAH, via the coding sequence ATGGCAGAATATGGTTTTAGAAGATGGATCATTACCATTACGGTGATCGTCGCTTCGCTGCTGGAATTGATCGACACCACGATCGTGAACGTGGCCCTGCCAAACATCATGGGAAACCTCGGCGCTACCCTGGAAGACGCCAACTGGATCGTCACCGGGTACGCCGTGGCTAACGTTATCATCCTCCCCATGTCCGGGTGGCTGGGGGACCGATTTGGACGGAAAAATTACTTCCTGACCTCCATTATCGTCTTCACCTTCGCCTCCTTCTTGTGCGGGAACGCCCATAGCCTGACGGAACTGATCGCGTTCCGGTTGTTACAAGGGCTGGCCGGCGGTGGTCTTATCTCGACCGCCCAGGCCATTCTCCTGGAAACCTGGCCGCCCGCCGAGGTGGGTATGGCAACTGCCCTGTTCGGTCTGGGTGCCGTCGTTGGACCCACCGTCGGGCCGACCATCGGGGGGCTTATTACGGATAATATCAACTGGCAGTGGATATTTTATGTGAACATACCCGTAGGCGCCATCGCCGCGTTCTGTGTGTCGACCTTTGTGCGGGAGTCTCCAAGATATGGAAAAGGCAAACGTATCGACTGGTGGGGTATCCTCTTCCTGGCGATCGCCGTCGGCTCCCTGCAGGTGGTCCTGGAAAAAGGAGAGGACAAAGATTGGTTTTCCACCTGGTACATCTCCCTGCTCACCCTGAGCACCATAGTGGCGGTGATCTGTTTCATCTGGCGGGAGATCAGTATCGACTTCCCTATCGTGAATTTTAAGATCCTAAGACACCGGAGCTTCTCCATTGGGATATTCACCTCCTTTGTGCTGGGGGTGGCATTGTATGGGTCGACTTTTGTCTTCCCGGTATTTACCCAGAACCTGCTGGGGTTCACCGCCGCTCAAACCGGGTTGATCCTCTTGCCGGGGGGGCTTGCCACCATCAGCATGATGCCCTTCGTGGGAAACATGCTCAAACGGGGCATTCCCGCACAGATACTCTCCGCCATCGGTTTCTTCCTGTTCTTCGTGTTTTGTTACATGCTTTTCGGGTCGAACCTGAACTCAGGTACCGGGGACTTCTTCTGGCCCCTGATCATCCGCGGTGTAGGTATGGCCGTTCTTTTCGTACCCCTTACCACCCTGGCCATCCAGGACCTGAGAGGACCCGAGATCGGTCAAGGCACCGGCTTGAACAATATGATGCGCCAGCTGGGGGGGTCCTTCGGGATTGCCATCATCACGACGATCATCCACATTAAGAGCGGGATCAACAGGGCTGTACTCCTGGAAAATGTCAATATATACAACCCGGAGTACCAGGCCAGGAACAACGCCGCTATTCAGAACTTCATGTCCAACGGTTTTTCCCGTGATCAGGCCATTGCCATGGCCAACGGCGCCATGGAAGGGAATATTACCAAACAAACGATGCTGACCACGTTCAACGACGTCTACCTCCTGGTAGGGTTCTTTGTCCTGCTCTGCATCCCCCTGATCTTCCTGCAAAAATTCAGTAAGAAGCCGGTGGCTATGCCCACCGACGCCCACTAA
- a CDS encoding ArsR/SmtB family transcription factor, which translates to MTLKDVEKISKALGDPHRLKMLQEVSKRGVMSCTDVCDLMNLAQSSVSHHAKQLVDSGIVIAEKEGRHVKYAIDKKVLNEYMKFLKCFGG; encoded by the coding sequence ATGACCCTAAAAGACGTCGAAAAAATCTCAAAAGCCCTGGGCGATCCCCATCGGTTGAAGATGCTCCAGGAGGTAAGCAAACGGGGTGTGATGTCTTGCACGGATGTATGCGACCTCATGAACCTGGCGCAGTCTTCTGTGTCGCATCATGCCAAACAACTGGTGGATTCGGGGATCGTGATTGCGGAGAAGGAGGGACGGCACGTGAAGTATGCCATCGACAAAAAGGTTCTTAACGAATACATGAAATTTTTGAAGTGCTTCGGGGGATAA
- a CDS encoding YcxB family protein, translated as MQVEFSYNKGQVIQALRYHFLTKREIRLLVILVNVFAIFAAILFYLHRILPLAFLLSSVLWMCLMGALWFFLPYSIYRKERTFKDHFTAALEPQHFFLSTSKGTGRSWSWREFSNYLETPHFFHLYFDSRSFFLLPKSAFGEGLADARAILRENIKKA; from the coding sequence ATGCAAGTGGAATTCTCTTATAATAAAGGTCAGGTGATCCAGGCCCTGCGGTATCATTTTCTTACCAAAAGGGAGATCAGGCTGCTCGTGATCCTTGTCAACGTCTTTGCAATTTTTGCAGCCATCCTTTTTTACCTGCACCGGATCCTGCCCCTCGCCTTTCTGCTGAGCTCCGTACTATGGATGTGCCTCATGGGGGCTTTATGGTTTTTCCTACCCTATTCGATATACCGGAAAGAAAGGACCTTTAAGGATCATTTCACGGCCGCATTGGAGCCACAGCATTTTTTTCTCAGCACCTCAAAGGGGACGGGGCGGTCATGGTCCTGGAGGGAATTTAGCAACTACCTGGAAACGCCCCATTTCTTCCATTTATATTTTGACAGCCGGTCTTTCTTTCTGTTGCCCAAGTCGGCTTTTGGGGAGGGCCTTGCGGATGCGAGGGCGATTTTGAGGGAGAATATAAAGAAAGCCTAG
- a CDS encoding RNA polymerase sigma factor, whose protein sequence is MHAIDLEPCVPGEIAADLDLIKRLQRKDLLAYRELIERYYSFVYMMALTLHRDETVADQYVLELFTHAWNHASGMTARGSLRSYFFKLIYAKYQRYVSMLPTIKEMV, encoded by the coding sequence ATGCACGCTATCGATTTGGAACCGTGTGTCCCTGGGGAAATCGCTGCTGACCTTGACCTGATCAAAAGGCTACAACGAAAAGACTTACTGGCTTACAGGGAGTTGATCGAACGCTATTATTCTTTTGTCTATATGATGGCGCTCACGCTTCATCGGGACGAAACCGTGGCCGATCAATATGTCCTGGAACTATTTACCCATGCCTGGAACCACGCATCAGGGATGACGGCCAGGGGCTCTCTCCGGTCTTACTTTTTCAAGCTGATCTATGCAAAGTATCAGCGGTATGTTTCCATGTTACCCACAATAAAAGAAATGGTATGA
- a CDS encoding helix-turn-helix domain-containing protein: MEEKDTIWLGKFAAHLAGLMEAKGMSQRRLATLSGISLGKINKVVHAKANLTLTTLRKLAEGLDLPPSKLLDFDAE; the protein is encoded by the coding sequence ATGGAGGAAAAAGATACCATCTGGCTGGGAAAGTTTGCCGCCCACCTGGCCGGTCTGATGGAAGCAAAGGGAATGAGCCAGCGCCGTCTGGCCACGCTGAGTGGCATCAGTCTCGGTAAAATCAACAAGGTGGTCCACGCCAAGGCCAACCTGACGTTGACGACGCTTAGAAAACTTGCGGAAGGCCTTGACCTTCCCCCGTCAAAATTGTTGGATTTTGATGCGGAATAG
- the fabF gene encoding beta-ketoacyl-ACP synthase II — protein sequence MELKRVVVTGMGALTPLGNNVPDFWSGLINGVSGADFIKAFDVSKFKTKFGCELKNFDPFNFLDKKEGRKLDRFTQTAIIASDQAVADAGISKDTVNPDRVGVIFASGIGGLITFQNEVTEFAKGDGTPRFNPFFIPKMILDIAAGHISMRHGFRGPNFAVVSACASSTNAIISAFTEVRLGRADIILTGGSESVISEAGVGGFNAMKALSERNEDPKTASRPFDKDRDGFVMGEGAGVLVLEELEHAKARGAKIYCEIAGGGASADAYHMTAPHPEGLGARNVMITALRDAGMQPSDIDYINVHGTSTPLGDLAETKAIQMVFGEHAYQLNISSTKSMTGHLLGAAGVIEAIACIMSVQHNIVPPTINHFTDDPELDSRLNFTFNKAQERPVNAALSNTFGFGGHNASVIVKKFVD from the coding sequence ATGGAATTAAAAAGAGTAGTTGTTACTGGAATGGGCGCCCTTACCCCATTGGGCAACAATGTGCCTGACTTCTGGAGTGGTTTGATCAATGGTGTATCGGGCGCCGATTTCATTAAGGCTTTTGACGTCTCTAAATTCAAGACCAAGTTCGGGTGCGAGTTAAAAAACTTTGATCCGTTTAACTTCCTGGATAAAAAAGAAGGACGCAAGCTTGACCGGTTCACCCAGACGGCCATCATCGCCAGCGACCAGGCGGTTGCAGATGCAGGCATCTCCAAAGACACCGTCAACCCGGATAGGGTAGGTGTTATTTTTGCAAGCGGTATCGGGGGCCTGATCACGTTCCAGAACGAAGTCACTGAATTTGCCAAAGGCGACGGCACACCCCGTTTCAATCCTTTTTTCATCCCAAAGATGATCCTGGATATTGCAGCGGGTCATATCTCCATGCGCCATGGTTTCAGGGGCCCCAACTTTGCCGTGGTGTCCGCGTGTGCGTCCTCGACGAACGCTATTATTTCCGCGTTCACTGAAGTTCGCCTGGGTAGGGCGGATATCATCCTGACGGGTGGAAGTGAGAGCGTTATCAGCGAGGCCGGAGTGGGTGGTTTCAACGCCATGAAGGCCCTCAGCGAACGGAACGAGGACCCCAAAACCGCTTCGCGTCCCTTTGACAAAGACAGGGATGGATTTGTCATGGGAGAAGGCGCCGGGGTGCTCGTGTTGGAAGAACTGGAGCATGCCAAAGCCAGGGGAGCGAAGATCTATTGCGAAATCGCGGGCGGTGGCGCCAGTGCGGATGCGTATCATATGACGGCCCCCCATCCCGAAGGGCTTGGGGCGAGGAACGTCATGATCACCGCCTTACGGGACGCCGGTATGCAGCCTTCGGATATCGACTACATCAATGTACACGGGACGTCCACACCGCTGGGCGACCTGGCGGAAACCAAGGCCATTCAAATGGTCTTTGGGGAACACGCTTATCAACTCAACATCAGCTCCACCAAATCTATGACGGGCCATCTTCTCGGTGCCGCCGGTGTCATCGAGGCGATTGCCTGCATCATGAGTGTGCAGCACAACATCGTCCCGCCTACGATCAATCACTTTACGGATGATCCGGAGCTTGACAGCCGCCTGAATTTCACCTTTAACAAAGCCCAGGAACGCCCGGTGAATGCCGCCTTGAGCAATACCTTTGGTTTTGGTGGTCACAATGCGTCCGTGATTGTCAAAAAATTCGTAGATTAA
- the rnc gene encoding ribonuclease III: MRNVLGFRPRHLPLYKTALSHRSIKEGSDQNNERLEFLGDAVLSTVVGDFLFKKYPYKGEGFLTEMRSKMVNRSILNEVALKMGLKKITLYNKHDNSLKISQIFGNTLEALIGAIYLDLGYLRTKRWIMKRVILPYFFLDELENLEINHKNKLYGWASKNGKVLEFETVDERFENGRRLFTVAAVVDGAVISEGKGYNKKDASQIAAQVAVEKLGLADKVE; this comes from the coding sequence TTGCGTAACGTATTGGGTTTCAGGCCTCGTCACCTGCCTTTATATAAAACAGCCCTGAGCCACCGGTCGATCAAGGAAGGCAGCGATCAAAACAACGAACGACTGGAATTCCTAGGAGACGCTGTCCTCAGCACCGTGGTGGGGGACTTTTTATTCAAAAAGTATCCCTACAAGGGGGAAGGGTTCCTTACGGAAATGCGGTCGAAGATGGTGAACCGCTCCATCCTCAATGAGGTTGCGCTAAAGATGGGGTTGAAAAAGATTACCCTGTACAACAAGCACGATAATTCCTTGAAAATATCCCAGATATTCGGGAATACGCTTGAAGCCCTCATAGGCGCCATATACCTGGACCTGGGGTATCTCCGGACCAAGCGCTGGATCATGAAAAGGGTCATTCTGCCTTATTTCTTCCTCGACGAACTGGAAAACCTGGAGATCAACCATAAGAATAAGCTGTACGGTTGGGCGTCCAAAAACGGAAAGGTCCTCGAATTCGAGACCGTAGACGAACGTTTTGAAAACGGACGCCGTCTCTTTACCGTAGCGGCTGTCGTCGATGGCGCCGTCATCTCGGAAGGGAAGGGCTACAATAAGAAAGACGCCAGCCAGATTGCTGCGCAGGTGGCGGTGGAGAAATTGGGGCTTGCCGATAAGGTGGAGTGA
- a CDS encoding GNAT family N-acetyltransferase has protein sequence MALRIIEHGSGDYRQMVELRDEILRRPLGLTFSKEELAAEVKDILVAAFEEEQLVACCLLSPQNKDIVRLRQMAVSSEVQGKGVGKALILFAETVSRDHGFIKITMHARATAVGFYEKMGYKISGPEFVEVTLPHYIMEKPLL, from the coding sequence ATGGCACTTCGCATCATCGAACACGGCTCCGGTGACTACCGCCAAATGGTCGAGCTCCGGGATGAAATCCTAAGGAGACCCCTGGGACTAACTTTTTCAAAAGAAGAGCTGGCCGCCGAGGTCAAAGACATATTGGTCGCCGCGTTCGAAGAAGAACAGTTGGTAGCCTGCTGCCTGCTGTCCCCACAAAACAAAGATATTGTTCGTCTCCGACAAATGGCCGTCAGCAGCGAAGTACAGGGCAAAGGTGTGGGCAAGGCCCTCATTCTTTTTGCCGAAACCGTTTCCCGGGATCACGGTTTTATAAAGATCACCATGCATGCCCGGGCTACCGCCGTCGGTTTCTACGAAAAAATGGGATACAAGATAAGCGGACCCGAATTCGTGGAAGTAACCCTGCCGCATTATATAATGGAGAAGCCCTTGCTCTAG
- a CDS encoding HAD family hydrolase encodes MEISTPSRYEQLCELTSGDFQAFLYDCDGTLADNMKAHTSAYVEVARTQYDIDLDGTIIDELAGWPTVQVCEEIGRRYNKVFDPTQFASAKSQLFYDKYIQETKPVDFVLRHLINHVGRVKIGVVSGGRRTTVTRTLTILNIIDLVDVMVCAGETERGKPYPDPFLKAAEELGVDPTRCMVFEDGDAGVQSAIAAGMKWVRVDKL; translated from the coding sequence ATGGAAATTTCCACCCCCTCCCGGTACGAGCAGCTCTGCGAACTGACCTCCGGGGACTTCCAGGCCTTCCTCTACGACTGTGACGGTACCCTGGCCGACAATATGAAAGCCCACACCTCCGCCTATGTGGAAGTGGCCCGTACCCAATACGACATCGACCTCGACGGTACGATCATCGACGAGCTGGCCGGCTGGCCTACGGTACAGGTTTGCGAGGAAATCGGCAGGCGCTACAACAAGGTCTTCGACCCCACCCAGTTCGCCTCGGCCAAATCCCAGCTTTTCTACGACAAATACATACAGGAAACAAAACCGGTTGATTTCGTACTCCGCCACCTCATCAACCACGTCGGCCGGGTAAAAATCGGTGTGGTATCGGGCGGCCGCAGGACAACGGTGACCCGTACCCTGACGATACTAAACATCATCGACCTCGTTGACGTGATGGTTTGCGCCGGTGAGACGGAAAGAGGAAAACCCTACCCCGATCCCTTCCTGAAAGCAGCGGAAGAATTGGGTGTAGACCCTACACGCTGTATGGTTTTCGAAGATGGGGACGCCGGCGTGCAATCCGCGATCGCAGCGGGGATGAAGTGGGTAAGGGTGGACAAGCTTTAA